A genomic segment from Panulirus ornatus isolate Po-2019 chromosome 7, ASM3632096v1, whole genome shotgun sequence encodes:
- the LOC139749516 gene encoding angiotensin-converting enzyme-like isoform X1 produces MKCLCVVILLWCAQARALDRTAEESVKALLEEYHKIATVLNNNDTVKSWAYYSNMTEYNQIAMEEAMMTLGKMNMEWIPKTKPYLTADLSPETERMLKMAFWSPMEDEDKENMTNLLSDMTSIYASGTVCLTPERCLEMNPGLEELMANSRDYQELQDVWEKWRTNVSRKIRPVYLQYIELMNKEAVSNYFSDYGEQLRVQYESATFEEDMVRIFREVEPLYRLLHAYVRKKLRRVYPQIDARGPLPACVLGDMWGRFWINIYTLLVPYPDQPDIDATETMLDQNYTVHQMFRMGDEFFTSMGLKPLLDTFWSRSILERPQDGRKVACHPSSWDFDDGKDFRIMMCARVNFADLAIIHHELGHIQYFMQYAHLPLTFRDGANPGFHEAIGELMTMSMSTPQHLATVGLLKEVPENPEMSINYLLRTSLHTVTTLPFHLISDLWLWKVLRGDYRLEEYNTRFWELKEQYLGVVAPVPRTAEDLDPPAIFHISSGYDMIRYFTRTILQFQFQEKLCEAAGHEGPLHTCDFYGSKEAGDLLAKAMSLGSSKPWQDVLQVMTGERRMSSRAILRYFRPLQEWLTEDNIRDQDGVGWGDSWTILEDQRTVDDVYISC; encoded by the exons ATGAAGTGCCTGTGTGTGGTAATACTGCTGTGGTGCGCTCAGGCTCGAGCACTGGACAG GACAGCAGAGGAGAGTGTCAAGGCCTTGCTGGAGGAGTACCACAAGATAGCCACCGTCTTGAATAACAATGATACCGTGAAAAGTTGGGCCTACTATTCCAACATGACTGAATACAACCAAATAGCAATG GAAGAAGCAATGATGACCCTCGGGAAGATGAATATGGAATGGATCCCGAAGACCAAGCCATACTTGACGGCTGACCTGAGTCCCGAGACAGAGAGGATGTTGAAGATG GCCTTCTGGTCACCGATGGAAGACGAAGACAAAGAGAATATGACCAacctcctctccgacatgaccaGCATCTATGCCAGTGGGACTGTCTGTCTCACTcctgag AGGTGTCTGGAAATGAACCCTGGACTGGAGGAATTAATGGCAAACTCCAGAGATTATCAAGAACTTCAAGATGTATGGGAGAAATGGCGGACCAATGTGTCGAGAAAG ATCCGGCCGGTGTACCTCCAGTACATCGAACTGATGAACAAGGAGGCAGTCTCCAACTACTTTAGCGACTACGGAGAACAGCTACGTGTGCAG TATGAGTCGGCGACATTTGAAGAGGACATGGTGAGGATCTTCCGTGAGGTGGAGCCACTTTATCGTCTCCTGCATGCCTACGTCAGGAAGAAGCTAAGGCGGGTGTACCCCCAG ATTGATGCAAGGGGACCATTGCCAGCGTGTGTGCTGGGAGACATGTGGGGAAG GTTCTGGATCAATATCTACACCCTGCTTGTTCCCTACCCTGACCAGCCAGACATCGATGCCACGGAAACAATGCTCGACCAAAACTATACAGTTCATCAGATGTTCAGGATGGGAGATGAGTTCTTCACATCTATGGGACTCAAG CCATTGTTGGACACCTTCTGGAGCAGATCCATCCTAGAGCGGCCACAGGATGGACGCAAAGTAGCGTGTCATCCCTCATCCTGGGACTTCGATGATGGCAAGGACTTCAG GATCATGATGTGCGCTCGGGTCAACTTTGCAGACTTGGCAATCATCCACCATGAACTGGGTCATATCCAGTACTTCATGCAGTATGCCCACTTGCCCCTTACCTTCAG GGATGGAGCCAATCCTGGGTTCCATGAGGCCATCGGGGAGTTGATGACCATGTCCATGTCAACACCACAGCATTTGGCAACGGTGGGCCTCCTGAAAGAGGTTCCTGAAAATCCAG AGATGTCTATCAACTACCTGCTCCGTACATCCCTCCACACCGTCACGACTCTTCCGTTCCATCTGATAAGTGACCTCTGGCTTTGGAAGGTCCTCAGGGGCGACTACCGCTTGGAGGAATACAACACCCGCTTCTGGGAACTCAA GGAGCAGTACCTGGGTGTGGTGGCACCAGTGCCCAGGACAGCAGAAGACCTGGACCCTcctgccattttccacatttccAGTGGTTATGACATGATCCGCTACTTCACCAGGACCATTCTACAGTTCCAG TTCCAGGAGAAGTTGTGTGAAGCAGCAGGTCATGAGGGCCCACTCCACACATGCGACTTCTATGGATCCAAGGAAGCGGGGGATCTACTGGC GAAGGCCATGTCGCTGGGGTCATCGAAGCCATGGCAAGATGTGCTGCAGGTAATGACAGGTGAGCGACGCATGAGCTCCCGCGCCATCCTTCGCTACTTCAGACCCCTGCAGGAGTGGCTGACGGAGGATAACATAAGGGACCAagatggtgttggctggggagacTCATGGACAATCCTCGAA GACCAACGAACGGTGgatgatgtgtatatatcatgCTAG
- the LOC139749516 gene encoding angiotensin-converting enzyme-like isoform X2: MKCLCVVILLWCAQARALDRTAEESVKALLEEYHKIATVLNNNDTVKSWAYYSNMTEYNQIAMAFWSPMEDEDKENMTNLLSDMTSIYASGTVCLTPERCLEMNPGLEELMANSRDYQELQDVWEKWRTNVSRKIRPVYLQYIELMNKEAVSNYFSDYGEQLRVQYESATFEEDMVRIFREVEPLYRLLHAYVRKKLRRVYPQIDARGPLPACVLGDMWGRFWINIYTLLVPYPDQPDIDATETMLDQNYTVHQMFRMGDEFFTSMGLKPLLDTFWSRSILERPQDGRKVACHPSSWDFDDGKDFRIMMCARVNFADLAIIHHELGHIQYFMQYAHLPLTFRDGANPGFHEAIGELMTMSMSTPQHLATVGLLKEVPENPEMSINYLLRTSLHTVTTLPFHLISDLWLWKVLRGDYRLEEYNTRFWELKEQYLGVVAPVPRTAEDLDPPAIFHISSGYDMIRYFTRTILQFQFQEKLCEAAGHEGPLHTCDFYGSKEAGDLLAKAMSLGSSKPWQDVLQVMTGERRMSSRAILRYFRPLQEWLTEDNIRDQDGVGWGDSWTILEDQRTVDDVYISC, from the exons ATGAAGTGCCTGTGTGTGGTAATACTGCTGTGGTGCGCTCAGGCTCGAGCACTGGACAG GACAGCAGAGGAGAGTGTCAAGGCCTTGCTGGAGGAGTACCACAAGATAGCCACCGTCTTGAATAACAATGATACCGTGAAAAGTTGGGCCTACTATTCCAACATGACTGAATACAACCAAATAGCAATG GCCTTCTGGTCACCGATGGAAGACGAAGACAAAGAGAATATGACCAacctcctctccgacatgaccaGCATCTATGCCAGTGGGACTGTCTGTCTCACTcctgag AGGTGTCTGGAAATGAACCCTGGACTGGAGGAATTAATGGCAAACTCCAGAGATTATCAAGAACTTCAAGATGTATGGGAGAAATGGCGGACCAATGTGTCGAGAAAG ATCCGGCCGGTGTACCTCCAGTACATCGAACTGATGAACAAGGAGGCAGTCTCCAACTACTTTAGCGACTACGGAGAACAGCTACGTGTGCAG TATGAGTCGGCGACATTTGAAGAGGACATGGTGAGGATCTTCCGTGAGGTGGAGCCACTTTATCGTCTCCTGCATGCCTACGTCAGGAAGAAGCTAAGGCGGGTGTACCCCCAG ATTGATGCAAGGGGACCATTGCCAGCGTGTGTGCTGGGAGACATGTGGGGAAG GTTCTGGATCAATATCTACACCCTGCTTGTTCCCTACCCTGACCAGCCAGACATCGATGCCACGGAAACAATGCTCGACCAAAACTATACAGTTCATCAGATGTTCAGGATGGGAGATGAGTTCTTCACATCTATGGGACTCAAG CCATTGTTGGACACCTTCTGGAGCAGATCCATCCTAGAGCGGCCACAGGATGGACGCAAAGTAGCGTGTCATCCCTCATCCTGGGACTTCGATGATGGCAAGGACTTCAG GATCATGATGTGCGCTCGGGTCAACTTTGCAGACTTGGCAATCATCCACCATGAACTGGGTCATATCCAGTACTTCATGCAGTATGCCCACTTGCCCCTTACCTTCAG GGATGGAGCCAATCCTGGGTTCCATGAGGCCATCGGGGAGTTGATGACCATGTCCATGTCAACACCACAGCATTTGGCAACGGTGGGCCTCCTGAAAGAGGTTCCTGAAAATCCAG AGATGTCTATCAACTACCTGCTCCGTACATCCCTCCACACCGTCACGACTCTTCCGTTCCATCTGATAAGTGACCTCTGGCTTTGGAAGGTCCTCAGGGGCGACTACCGCTTGGAGGAATACAACACCCGCTTCTGGGAACTCAA GGAGCAGTACCTGGGTGTGGTGGCACCAGTGCCCAGGACAGCAGAAGACCTGGACCCTcctgccattttccacatttccAGTGGTTATGACATGATCCGCTACTTCACCAGGACCATTCTACAGTTCCAG TTCCAGGAGAAGTTGTGTGAAGCAGCAGGTCATGAGGGCCCACTCCACACATGCGACTTCTATGGATCCAAGGAAGCGGGGGATCTACTGGC GAAGGCCATGTCGCTGGGGTCATCGAAGCCATGGCAAGATGTGCTGCAGGTAATGACAGGTGAGCGACGCATGAGCTCCCGCGCCATCCTTCGCTACTTCAGACCCCTGCAGGAGTGGCTGACGGAGGATAACATAAGGGACCAagatggtgttggctggggagacTCATGGACAATCCTCGAA GACCAACGAACGGTGgatgatgtgtatatatcatgCTAG